The Verrucomicrobiota bacterium genome includes a window with the following:
- a CDS encoding ABC transporter ATP-binding protein encodes MNNSSLSMPATANISPAQPLLEVRDLHKDYDIDGKRVAVLCGVNLTVSRGDFLAVRGSSGAGKSTLLHLLGGLDLPTTGTILFNGTLLNSLPGAALADFRNRRIGLVFQAYHLLPDLDALENVCLAARLARMSVAKAEKNARDWLARVGLAERMNHRPRQLSGGEQQRVAIARALMNEPDLLLADEPTGNLDSHTGAEIIELLCQLRAERNATLLIATHDAAVAARAMRTIHLVDGAIADSSASRLNGQVAEIKN; translated from the coding sequence ATGAATAATTCCTCTCTCTCCATGCCCGCTACTGCCAATATTTCGCCTGCCCAGCCGCTCTTGGAAGTCCGCGACCTGCACAAGGATTACGACATTGACGGCAAGCGTGTGGCCGTGCTGTGCGGCGTCAACCTGACGGTGTCGCGTGGCGACTTTTTGGCGGTGCGCGGTTCTTCCGGTGCGGGAAAAAGTACGCTGCTGCATTTGTTGGGCGGGCTGGATCTCCCCACCACGGGTACCATTTTATTCAACGGTACCCTGCTGAACTCCCTGCCGGGAGCCGCCTTGGCGGATTTCCGGAATCGCCGGATCGGTCTCGTGTTTCAGGCGTATCATCTGCTGCCCGACTTGGATGCGCTGGAAAATGTTTGCCTGGCGGCCCGCTTGGCCCGCATGAGCGTTGCCAAGGCTGAAAAGAATGCTCGCGACTGGCTGGCCCGGGTTGGGCTGGCGGAGCGGATGAATCACCGGCCCCGGCAGCTCTCCGGTGGCGAGCAACAGCGGGTGGCCATCGCCCGGGCCTTGATGAACGAGCCGGACCTGCTCTTGGCGGATGAGCCGACTGGCAACCTGGATTCCCATACGGGCGCGGAAATCATCGAACTGCTTTGCCAGTTGCGCGCCGAGCGTAATGCCACCCTTTTGATTGCCACCCATGACGCCGCCGTCGCCGCCCGGGCCATGCGCACCATTCATCTCGTGGATGGGGCTATTGCGGATTCATCGGCATCCCGGCTAAATGGGCAGG